From the genome of Cryptococcus neoformans var. neoformans B-3501A chromosome 1, whole genome shotgun sequence, one region includes:
- a CDS encoding hypothetical protein (Similar to gi|2500938|sp|Q10286|ITR1_SCHPO Myo-inositol transporter 1, FASTA scores: opt: 1461, E(): 5.3e-83, (46.545% identity (75.610% similar) in 492 aa overlap (74-560:79-565)); HMMPfam hit to Sugar_tr, Sugar (and other) transporter, score: 392.3, E(): 5.7e-115) — protein MSAGPAQPNIYAPIRTSHSGYPSPTHSGSSTPASLEFSDGRLPESNVERDMSKVAERVALLGEVDDGAVIVEGEDKITKFVWTLVLAAAISGLLFGYDTAAISGMLVIIKDDLGTILSSWQKEAITSATTLGALLGGLAAGCISDFTGRRLVIVFANVAFIGGSICQAACHTVAVMIAGRFIVGLGVGLASCIVPLYIGELAPTMIRGRLVTINCVAITLGQVVAYAIGASFQNAHNGWRWIVGLGAMPSFVQLASIGFLPESPRILLLRSDVAGARAITAKIYPLAKVEQVDRKVEIMKAAVDQSIEYNANSTWFERLKSLVMVGTNRRALIIGCGLQAAQQLCGFNTLMYYSATIFAMLGFKNATAVGLIVATVNVLFTLVALKIVDPVGRRRTMLFTLPIMTLALVLAAIFFYYLTLSTNGILIEDHDYPRSLSIPVLLSMLLYVAGYATGLGNIPWQQGELFRLEVRGIGTSICTAVNWSCNMLIASTFLSLMDAATPSGAFGIYAGFCVIGWLFCWMLYPETSGLSLEEVYFVFEEGFGIEKSQQLRKQKLEESAKLKAIFE, from the exons ATGTCAGCTGGACCAGCCCAACCCAACATCTACGCACCCATCCGCACATCTCACAGCGGCTATCCATCCCCGACACACTCTGGTTCCTCCACGCCCGCGTCGCTGGAATTCTCCGATGGTCGATTGCCGGAAAGCAATGTCGAGAGAGATATGAGCAAGGTCGCGGAGAGGGTCGCCCTTCTGGGCGAGGTGGATGACGGAGCAGTCATCGTGGAAGGCGAAGATAA AATAACCAAGTTCGTGTGGACGCTGGTGTTGGCTGCTGCGATCTCAGGCTTACTATTCG GCTATGACACGGCCGCCATCTCCGGTATGCTGGTCATTATCAAGGACGATCTTGGCACAATATTATCAAGCTGGCAAAAAGAAGCGATCACCTCTGCCACAACTCTCGGTGCATTATTAGGAGGTCTTGCCGCAGGTTGCATTTCAGACTTTACAGGTCGAAGGCTCGTTATTGTGTTTGCCAACGTCGCTTTTATCGGTGGTTCTATCTGTCAAGCAGCTTGCCACACTGTGGCAGTGATGATCGCCGGTCGATTCATCGTTGGACTTGGTGTCGGTCTCGCGAGCTGTATTGTGCCATTGTATATTGGAGAGCTGGCGCCTACCATGATTAGAGGACGATTGGTTACCATTAACTGTGTCGCTATCACTTTGGGTCAAGTCGTCGCTTACG CTATTGGTGCCAGTTTCCAAAATGCGCATAATGGTTGGCGATGGATTGTGGGACTTGGCGCGATGCCGTCGTTTGTTCAACTCGCTTCAATCGGTTTCCTTCCCGAATCAC CCCGTATTCTTCTGCTCCGCTCTGACGTTGCTGGCGCACGAGCTATTACTGCCAAGATCTACCCTCTCGCAAAAGTCGAGCAGGTTGACAGAAAAGTCGAGATCATGAAAGCTGCTGTCGATCAGAGTATCGAGTATAACGCCAATTCTACATGGTTTGAGAGGCTCAAGAGTTTGGTTATGGTTGGTACCAATCGACGAGCGCTAA TCATCGGATGTGGATTGCAAGCAGCCCAACAACTATGCGGTTTCAACACTCTGATGTACTATTCTGCAACCATATTCGCCATGCTTGGATTCAAGAATGCTACAGCCGTCGGATTGATCGTCGCTACTGTCAACGTTTTGTTCACCCTCGTCGCTCTCAAG ATTGTCGACCCTGTGGGACGACGAAGAACTATGCTTTTCACCCTTCCTATTATGACCCTCGCCCTCGTCCTCGCGgctatcttcttctact ACCTCACACTCTCCACCAACGGCATCCTCATCGAGGACCACGACTACCCCCGCTCTTTATCCATCCCCGTTCTCCTTTCCATGCTCCTCTATGTCGCGGGCTACGCAACCGGTCTCGGTAACATCCCCTGGCAACAGGGAGAGCTCTTCCGACTCGAAGTAAGAGGAATCGGTACGAGTATCTGTACGGCCGTGAATTGGAGTTGTAATATGTTGATTGCGAGCACGTTTTTGAGTTTGATGGATGCTGCAACGCCAAGTGGGGCGTTTGGGATTTATGCGGGGTTTTGTGTGATTGGATGGTTGTTTTGTTGGATGCTGTATCCTGAGACTTCCGG ACTTTCATTGGAAGAAGTATACTTTGTTTTCGAAGAAGGGTTTGGGATTGAAAAATCTCAGCAGCTGCGCAAGCAGAAGCTGGAAGAATCTGCCAAGCTCAAAGCCATATTTGAGTAA
- a CDS encoding hypothetical protein (Match to ESTs gb|CF188009.1|CF188009, gb|CF185358.1|CF185358, gb|CF188008.1|CF188008; Similar to gi|46100811|gb|EAK86044.1| hypothetical protein UM05641.1 [Ustilago maydis 521], FASTA scores: opt: 674, E(): 6e-38, (42.295% identity (67.541% similar) in 305 aa overlap (34-326:34-321)); HMMPfam hit to Palm_thioest, Palmitoyl protein thioesterase, score: 111.2, E(): 2.4e-30) yields MRLRFTFTLALLFSNWTLAAPASDQLVLSNSNAKPRPLVIWHGLGDTALSTGIENFINMTQTIHPGIFVHSVQIPEGGRPDDERKAGFWGNAGEQGEEGCEQIKRIPELAEGFDGIGFSQGGLLLRHYIQYCNGPPVHNLITFGTPHYGISALIPCPTPPTLSCLLAARAARAGIYRPWAQDHLVQAAYFRDTERLDEFYEVNEFLRDLNGERPFAERNSIEEINRRKGKRGEGKGLKGLDNLVAIIFDEDRTVSPAQSSHFATYAPNNKTEIIPLHEQPLYKEDWIGLKGLDEKGGLRLEHCPGEHMDLGGKRGCGESMVRKWVGWV; encoded by the exons ATGCGCCTACGCTTTACTTTCACCTTGGctttgctcttctccaattGGACCCTTGCAGCTCCAGCTTCCGACCAGCTAGTCCTGTCTAACAGCAATGCCAAACCCAGGCCTCTTGTAATCTG GCATGGCCTTGGAGATACAGCTCTCTCAACAGGTATTGAGAACTTTATCAACATGACTCAAACCATTCACCCGGGTATCTTTGTTCATTCGGTGCAGATTCCTGAAGGTGGGAGACCTGATGATGAACGTAAGGCTGGATTT TGGGGCAATGCTGGTGagcaaggtgaagaaggatgtgaGCAGATCAAACGGATACCAGAGCTTGCAGAAGGC TTTGACGGAATTGGATTTTCACAAGGTGGTCTCCTCTTGAGACATTATATCCAGTACTGTAACGGTCCTCCGGTCCATAATCTCATCACTTTCGGAACGCCCCACTACGGCATCTCCGCTCTCATCCCGTGCCCTACTCCCCCCACCCTGTCATGTTTGCTTGCAGCTCGGGCGGCCCGTGCTGGTATATATAGACCCTGGGCTCAAGACCACTTGGTGCAGGCCGCCTACTTTAGGGATACAGAACGGCTGGATGAGTTTTATGAAGTAAATGAATTTCTAAGGGATCTCAACGGGGAACGACCGTTCGCAGAGCGCAACAGCATCGAAGAAATCAACCGACGAAAAGgcaagagaggagagggaaaaggccTAAAGGGGCTGGATAACCTTGTAGCTATTATTTTCGATGAAGATA GGACGGTCTCCCCCGCCCAGTCTTCCCACTTTGCAACCTACGCACCCAACAACAAGACTGAAATTATCCCTCTTCATGAACAACCTCTCTACAAGGAAGATTGGATTGGGCTCAAAGGTCTAGACGAAAAAGGTGGATTGCGACTAGAGCATTGTCCAGGAGAACATATGGATCTTGGCGGGAAAAGGGGATGTGGTGAGAGTATGGTTAGGAAATGGGTTGGTTGGGTCTGA
- a CDS encoding hypothetical protein (Similar to gi|46097029|gb|EAK82262.1| hypothetical protein UM01679.1 [Ustilago maydis 521], FASTA scores: opt: 3245, E(): 4e-192, (60.238% identity (77.790% similar) in 923 aa overlap (19-876:1-906)); HMMPfam hit to MCM, MCM2/3/5 family, score: 928.1, E(): 3e-276), whose translation MNNSLLHHPSISSFIPRTLTMADQQLSQGNLPVFIDDLIADRTRQFVEFLDDETQAAYNYRESIKRMLDDEQVRLIVDINHIRSYERSYADGLLLQPMEYVPALDAALMQLVQSLHNPTKHKIEDKQFYVGLIGSFGQQHCNPRTLRSHQIGKMVSLEGIVTRCSLVRPKMLRSVHWSPRTQKFHARTYNDSTIIAPSANLTGTTTVIPKDDGDGHPLLMEYGLSTFRDYQTIGIQEMPERAPAGQLPRSIEVVLADDLVDCCKPGDRIQLVGVYKSSGGGAGARGFITSIIANNIILLSSKQGGGIAQTPLTDTDIRNINTQARRKNVFQLLSQSLAPSIFGHDYIKKAVLLLLLGGEEKNLDNGGHIRGDINILMVGDPSTAKSQMLRFVLNTAPLAIATTGRGSSGVGLTAAVTTDKDTGERRLEAGAMVLADRGVVCIDEFDKMSEIDRVAIHEVMEQQTVTIAKAGIHTSLNARCSVVAAANPIYGQYDVHKDPHRNIALPDSLLSRFDLLFVVTDDTDEQRDRMISEHVLRMHRYIQPGAEEGAPPIENLEQNLDVGGDAVESRISETPVFEKFNPLLHSGVTTTSGRGANKKKEVLSIAFVKKYIQYAKSRIHPVLTKGAADWIVNVYSSLRNDDMAANQKRTSPLTARTLETLIRLSTAHAKSRLSTRVDERDAMAAEEILRFALFKEVVRPERRKRRKINHAGQSVEVDSDEDEEGEEELQAGVERMSMNGDVGVTESQRERAREKNRRVERQAAGPVPEDDEDFEMREAEESLALQEAPRSPPTAPEVAVELSNERLDLFRSKLSHVFEESLDDNGAIEFVELMPKINEGMAEGEVFSVGEMKQALVRMDEKSEVMFGEDQTIYKI comes from the exons ATGAATAACTcacttctccatcatccatctatctcctctttcatcccGCGTACTCTCACCATGGCAGACCAGCAACTTTCCCAGGGGAATCTGCCTGTCTTTATCGATGACCTCATCGCTGACAGGACTCGACAGTTCGTAGAATTCCTCGACGATGAG ACCCAAGCAGCGTACAATTATCGTGAATCTATCAAACGCATGCTGGACGATGAGCAGGTCCGATTGATTGTCGACATCAACCACATTCGCTCTTACGAGCGTTCATATGCCGACGGATTGTTGCTGCAGCCCATGGAGTACGTGCCAGCACTGGATGCGGCGTTGATGCAGCTCGTCCAGAGTTTACACAATCCCACGAAGCATAAGATTGAGGACAAGCAAT TCTACGTCGGGTTGATTGGTTCCTTCGGTCAACAACACTGCAACCCCAGAACACTTAGAAGTCACCAGATCGGCAAAATGGTCAGCTTGGAGGGTATTGTCACCCGATGTTCTCTTGTGCGACCAAAGATGCTCCGGTCCGTGCACTGGTCACCACGAACCCAAAAGTTCCACGCTAGAACGTACAACGACTCCACCATCATCGCCCCTTCAGCCAACCTTACCGGCACAACCACTGTCATTCCCAAGGACGACGGTGATGGCCACCCCTTGCTTATGGAATACGGACTTTCCACTTTTAGAGATTACCAGACAATTGGTATACAAGAAATGCCTGAGCGCGCACCTGCTGGTCAGCTGCCTAGAAGCATTGAGGTTGTTCTTGCGGACGATTTGGTCGATTGCTGTAAGCCTGGTGACCGAATCCAACTTGTCGGCGTGTACAAGAGCTCTGGTGGTGGAGCTGGTGCCAGAGGTTTCATAACCTCCATTATTGCCAacaacatcatccttctctcttccaaacAAGGCGGCGGTATTGCCCAAACCCCGTTGACCGATACTGATATTCGAAACATTAATACTCAAGCTCGACGGAAGAATgtcttccagctccttTCACAATCCCTCGCGCCTTCAATCTTCGGTCACGACTACATCAAGAAAGCTGTATTGCTTTTACTTCTCGGtggtgaagagaagaatcTCGACAACGGTGGTCACATTCGAGGTGACATCAACATTCTCATGGTTGGTGACCCTTCAACTGCCAAATCCCAAATGCTCCGATTCGTCCTCAATACTGCCCCCCTTGCTATCGCCACCACCGGTCGAGGGAGTTCCGGTGTTGGTCTCACCGCTGCCGTTACCACTGACAAGGACACGGGTGAACGTCGACTCGAAGCGGGTGCGATGGTCCTTGCTGATCGTGGTGTAGTCTGTATCGATGAGTTTGACAAGATGTCCGAGATTGATCGAGTCGCCATTCACGAAGTAATGGAACAGCAGACGGTTACCATTGCCAAGGCTGGTATCCACACTTCGCTGAATGCGCGATGCAGTGTTGTCGCCGCCGCTAACCCTATTTATGGCCAA TATGATGTGCACAAGGATCCCCACAGGAACATTGCTCTTCCAGACTCTTTGCTCTCCCGTTTCGATTTGCTCTTTGTTGTAACCGACGACACCGACGAACAACGAGATCGTATGATTTCCGAGCACGTTTTGAGGATGCACCGATACATTCAGCCTGGTGCGGAGGAAG GTGCGCCTCCCATTGAGAACCTCGAGCAAAACCTCGATGTCGGCGGCGACGCTGTTGAATCGCGTATTTCCGAAACTCCCGTATTTGAGAAGTTcaaccctcttctccactcTGGTGTGACGACCACTTCCGGTCGAGGTgccaacaagaagaaagaggttTTGAGTATCGCCTTTGTGAAGAAGTACATCCAGTATGCGAAGAGCAGGATTCATCCCGTTTTGACCAAGGGTGCGGCCGACTGGATCGTCAACGTTTACAGCTCTTTGCGTAATGACGATATGGCAGCGAACCAAAAACGT ACTTCGCCTCTTACCGCGCGTACCCTTGAAACCCTCATTCGTCTCTCTACTGCCCACGCCAAATCCCGTCTCTCCACCCGAGTTGACGAGCGGGACGCCATGGCCGCCGAAGAGATCCTCCGATTTGCTCTCTTCAAAGAAGTTGTCCGTCCCGAGCGCCGAAAACGTCGAAAGATTAATCACGCCGGCCAGTCTGTCGAGGTAGATtccgatgaagatgaagagggagaagaggaattgCAGGCGGGTGTGGAGAGAATGTCAATGAATGGGGATGTTGGTGTGACAGAGTCTCAGAGAGAAAGAGcgagagaaaagaacagACGGGTGGAAAGACAAGCAGCAGGCCCCGTGCCagaggacgacgaagatTTCGAGATGCGAGAAGCCGAGGAATCACTTGCTTTGCAAGAAGCCCCTCGTTCACCACCCACGGCGCCCGAAGTTGCTGTCGAACTTTCTAACGAACGACTCGACCTCTTCCGTTCAAAATTATCACACGTCTTTGAAGAAAGTCTTGATGACAACGGTGCCATTGAATTTGTTGAGTTAATGCCCAAGATTAACGAAGGTATGGCCGAGGGAGAAGTTTTCAGTGTTGGAGAGATGAAGCAGGCTTTGGTACGAATGGATGAGAAGAGTGAAGTCATGTTTGGAGAGGATCAAACGATCTATAAAATTTAG
- a CDS encoding hypothetical protein (Similar to gi|46097383|gb|EAK82616.1| hypothetical protein UM01561.1 [Ustilago maydis 521], FASTA scores: opt: 1240, E(): 1.7e-76, (56.613% identity (80.278% similar) in 431 aa overlap (1-407:1-430)); HMMPfam hit to eRF1_1, eRF1 domain 1, score: 113.6, E(): 4.7e-31; HMMPfam hit to eRF1_2, eRF1 domain 2, score: 124.2, E(): 2.9e-34; HMMPfam hit to eRF1_3, eRF1 domain 3, score: 115.9, E(): 9.6e-32) → MKLINKHIEKDGSGYVTLRPEDDEDMWHVYNLISEGDRVRAMAVRRVQTVSSTGSSDSYRVRTNLTLEVTKTTFSPAASSSQGNGQGEKKEPTASLQISGKVVEENEFVKMGAYHTLDLEANRDFRLTKETGWDSVALERIQESTQEGRGAEVGAIVCGEGTAALCLLSEHMTVIRQRIDMPVPRKRKGGTSGHDKAVENFLSTVYQAILRLIPFQTLKAIVIASPGFTRDALYEYIFQQATLQSNKPLLASRSKWIKVHSTTSHVHGLVEALKAPEVAKMLAGAKFAKEGLGLDKFHKMLATDELRAWYGPEHVALAVDRGAVGTLLISDDLFRSSDPATRTHYVKMVESVRAVGGEVLIFSSMHESGQQLNMLTGIAAILTYPLDIEVVEMEEKEEKERIEREKAEKELAEES, encoded by the exons ATGAAGCTCATCAACAAGCATATAGAGAAGGATGGTTCG GGTTATGTCACCCTCAGGccggaagatgacgaggatatGTGGCATGTGTACAACCTTATTTCCGAG GGTGACCGCGTCCGCGCCATGGCAGTTCGCAGAGTCCAGACAGTCTCTTCAACAGGTTCCTCCGACTCTTACCGCGTCCGCACCAACTTGACTCTTGAAGTGACAAAAACGACATTCTCGCCGGCCGCATCGAGTAGCCAAGGGAATGGACagggggagaagaaggagccgACAGCGAGTTTACAGATCTCggggaaagtggtggaggagaatgaGTTTGTTAAGATGGGAGCGTATCACACTTTAGATCTTGAGG CGAACAGAGATTTTAGGTTGACAAAGGAGACTGGATGGGATTCTGTAGCCCTTGAACGTATACAGGAAAGTACGCAAGAAGGCAGAGGGGCGGAAGTGGGCGCTATCGTCTGCGGCGAAG GCACTGCAGCTCTTTGTCTCCTGTCAGAACACATGACTGTCATTCGACAACGGATAGACATGCCCGTCCCGCGTAAACGCAAAGGTGGAACATCGGGGCATGACAAGGCTGTCGAAAATTTCTTGTCTACAGTGTACCAAGCTATCCTCCGCCTTATTCCCTTCCAAACACTCAAAGCAATCGTCATTGCCTCTCCTGGATTTACGAGAGACGCGCTGTACGAATACATTTTCCAGCAAGCGACATTACAGTCGAATAAACCGTTGTTGGCGAGTCGATCAAAGTGGATAAAGGTGCATTCGACGACGAGCCATGTACATGGGTTGGTAGAGGCTTTGAAAGCGCCGGAAGTGGCAAAGATGTTGGCCGGTGCTAAATTTGCCAAGGAAGGTCTTGGACTGGATAA ATTCCATAAGATGCTAGCAACGGATGAATTACGAGCATGGTACGGGCCAGAACACGTCGCTCTCGCCGTTGATCGCGGAGCGGTTGGTaccctcctcatctctgATGATCTCTTCCGATCATCTGACCCCGCCACCCGAACACACTATGTGAAAATGGTTGAATCTGTCCGGGCCGTAGGCGGCGAAGTGCTCATTTTCTCTTCGATGCATGAATCTGGCCAACAGTTGAATATGTTGACCGGTATAGCGGCAATTTTGACGTACCCATTGGATAtcgaggtggtggagatggaggaaaaagaggagaaagaaaggattgagagggagaaggctGAAAAGGAGCTGGCGGAAGAGAGTTAG
- a CDS encoding hypothetical protein (Similar to gi|40742767|gb|EAA61957.1| hypothetical protein AN9124.2 [Aspergillus nidulans FGSC A4], FASTA scores: opt: 1746, E(): 6.8e-81, (48.387% identity (76.061% similar) in 589 aa overlap (1-582:1-572)); HMMPfam hit to TPR, TPR Domain, score: 210.5, E(): 3.2e-60) — protein sequence MSDAVALKAEANKAFAAKDYTTAAKLYSDAIALDPSNHVLYSNRSATKAGLKDYEGALEDAEKTIELDPSFSKGYARKGAALHGLRRFPDAVMAYESGLQAEPNNAACVKGLSEVKRAMDTDSSSPFAPGGDMGLGKIFSDPSMISKLENHPKTSALMKDATFRANMLQLQASGGRNMSTLMGDPRTLTALGVLMGIDIDAMERPEGSNEYPPSSSSAPEPTPAPAPKAEEPKKQPAPVPEPEAEPMEVEEDEEAKAKKEAEEFKAQGNTSYKARKFDEAIEFYSKAWDLYPKDVTFLTNLSAVYFEQGEYQKCIETCEKAVEEGRDLRADYKVFAKAYGRIGSSYSKLGDLAQAIKFFQKSLTEHRTPDILTKLREAEKAKAEADRQAYIDPEKAEKAREEGNEAFKKGDFAGAQKHYSEAIKRLPTDPRAYNNRAACYTKLLALPEALKDAETAISIDPTFIKAYIRKALVQEGMKEYTAALETLQKATEADVEKKHTRELETNMMKVMNEIQQQRSSETEEETYARAMRDPEVAEIMNDPIMRQILSDAQQNPRALNDHMKNPMIAQKIQKLINAGIIRTR from the exons ATGTCAGAC GCTGTCGCTCTCAAAGCCGAAGCCAACAAGGCCTTTGCCGCCAAAGACTACACCACTGCCGCTAAACTCTACTCGGATGCCATCGCTCTCGACCCTTCAAACCACGTCCTCTACTCCAACAGGTCTGCCACCAAGGCCGGCTTGAAGGACTACGAAGGTGCTCTGGAGGATGCCGAGAAG ACTATCGAGCTcgatccttccttctccaaggGTTACGCCCGTAAGGGTGCTGCCCTTCACGGTCTCCGTAGATTCCCTGACGCCGTCATGGCTTACGAGTCCGGTCTCCAGGCTGAGCCCAACAACGCCGCCTGTGTCAAGGGTCTTTCCGAAGTCAAGCGGGCCATGGATACCgactcatcctctcctttcgCCCCTGGGGGTGATATGGGCCTTGGCAAGATCTTCAGTGACCCCAGCATGATCTCCAAGCTCGAGAACCACCCCAAGACGAGTGCCCTCATGAAAGATGCTACCTTCCGAGCGAACATGCTCCAGTTGCAGGCGAGCGGTGGCAGGAATATGTCCACTCTGATGGGAGACCCCAGGACTCTGACTGCCTTGGGTGTTTTGATGGGCATTGACATT GATGCCATGGAGCGACCTGAAGGTTCCAATGAGTaccctccctcttcctcttccgctcctGAACCAACTCCTGCTCCCGCCCCCAAAGCCGAGGAGCCCAAGAAGCAGCCTGCACCCGTCCCTGAGCCCGAGGCCGAACCAATggaagtcgaagaagatgaggaggcCAAGGCTAAGAAGGAGGCCGAGGAGTTCAAGGCGCAGGGTAACACTTCATACAAGGCTCGCAAGTTTGACGAAGCCATCGAGTTTTACAGCAAGGCTTGGGACCTCTACCCTAAGGATGTGACTTTCCTTACCAACTTGTCTG CTGTCTACTTCGAGCAGGGCGAGTACCAGAAATGTATTGAGACCTGTGAAAAGGCCGTTGAGGAAGGTCGTGACCTCCGTGCCGACTACAAGGTCTTTGCCAAGGCCTACGGACGTATCGGTAGCTCCTATTCCAAGTTAGGCGACCTTGCCCAGGCCATCAAATTCTTCCAGAAATCTCTCACTGAGCACCGTACCCCCGATATCCTCACCAAGTTGAGAGAagcggagaaggccaaggccGAGGCCGACAGGCAGGCTTACATTGACCCCGAGAAAGCCGAGAAGgcgagggaggagggtaaCGAGGCGTTCAAGAAAGGAGACTTTGCCGGTGCGCAGAAGCACTACTCTGAGGCTATCAAGCGACTTCCCACCGACCCTCGAGCGTACAACAACCGAGCCGCTTGTTACACCAAGCTCCTCGCTTTGCCTGAAGCTCTCAAGGACGCTGAAACAGCCATTTCCATCGACCCTACTTTCATCAAGGCTTATATCCGGAAGGCTCTTGTGCAAGAGGGTATGAAGGAGTACACTGCCGCTTTGGAAACTTTGCAGAAGGCCACCGAGGCggatgtggagaagaagcacaCTAGAGAGTTGGAGACTAATATGATGAAGGTTATGAACGAAATTCAGCAGCAAAGGAGTAGCGAGACTGAGGAGGAGACTTACGCGAGGGCTATGAGGGATCCCGAGGTCGCGGAGATCATGAACGATCCCATCATGAGGC AGATCCTTTCAGACGCCCAACAGAACCCTAGAGCGCTCAACGACCATATGAAGAACCCTATG ATCGCTCAGAAAATTCAAAAGCTCATCAACGCCGGTATCATCCGAACCCGATAG
- a CDS encoding hypothetical protein (Similar to gi|46100923|gb|EAK86156.1| hypothetical protein UM04856.1 [Ustilago maydis 521], FASTA scores: opt: 558, E(): 4.5e-30, (38.214% identity (65.000% similar) in 280 aa overlap (1-254:7-281))) — protein sequence MRINFSPQRAAIFTSFLGLLDIKLGAEIILLFGLINKVAGLYGLITIFVGGSFAQLLYYAYSVGTLFAFLWGLRVVKSESSAPTLLLSHLYALDHLIVSLFHYIFYLHYWYTVPHDGRRTINSQAQQDLINLALSRGEISEPTDEGGQGADDLRMALAGEIWERERGFAVWTLVAGWILKIYFILVLYSYAAHLASSTYHTLPLTARGKATKLAHPDPGQGASSPRIPGESEDDIELRRAEQAARDGPSKKGKGKRTEGDDEDFSWE from the exons ATGAGAATCAACTTTAGCCCCCAGAGGGCTGCAATCTTCACCTCATTCCTTGGTCTGTTAGATATCAAGCTTG GAGCTGAGatcattcttcttttcggC CTGATCAACAAGGTCGCGGGGTTGTATGGTCTCATAACCATATTCGTTGGAGGCTCATTTGCCCAGTTACTATACTATGCGTATTCGGTCGGCACATTATTCGCCTTCTTGTGGGGGCTACGGGTCGTCAAATCA GAAAGCTCTGCCcctacccttcttctttctcaccTCTACGCTCTCGACCACCTCATCGTTTCCCTCTTTCATTACATATTTTATCTCCATTACTGGTACACTGTCCCCCATGACGGTCGACGAACTATCAACTCTCAAGCCCAGCAAGATCTAATTAACCTTGCTCTCAGTCGAGGAGAAATTAGCGAGCCTACCGATGAAGGCGGGCAGGGTGCTGATGATTTGAGAATGGCCCTTGCTGGAGAAATTTGGGAGCGGGAAAGAGGTTTTGCCGTGTGGACGCTCGTGGCCGGCTGGATACTCAAGATCTACTTtatcctcgtcctctacTCTTACGCCGCCCACCTCGCCTCATCAACGTATCACACCCTTCCCCTTACCGCCCGGGGGAAGGCAACAAAGCTTGCTCATCCTGATCCCGGTCAGGGAGCTTCTTCGCCGAGGATTCCTGGAGAGAGTGAGGACGATATTGAATTGAGACGTGCGGAGCAGGCTGCTCGGGATGGACCTagcaagaagggcaagggaaagaggacggaaggggatgatgaggatttTTCATGGGAATAA